A single region of the Epinephelus moara isolate mb chromosome 16, YSFRI_EMoa_1.0, whole genome shotgun sequence genome encodes:
- the src gene encoding proto-oncogene tyrosine-protein kinase Src isoform X4 produces MGGSKSKPKDVGQRTRSLDGNLSSGGGAGGHHHSSNQQSLTPNRSPTMDGGLGGNQSMTNNAELALFGGVDNNSVTSPNRITLAGGVTTFVALYDYESRTASDLSFRKGERLQIVNNTEGDWWLARSLTTGESGYIPSNYVAPSDSIQAEEWYFGKITRRDSERLLLSLENRRGTFLVRESETTKGAYCLSVLDYDNTKGLNVKHYKIRKLDSGGFYITSRTQFSNLQQLVSHYRKHADGLCHSLTDICPVLKPQTQGLSKDAWEIPRESLRLDLKLGQGCFGEVWMGTWNGTTRVAIKTLKPGTMSPEAFLQEAQVMKKLRHEKLVQLYAVVSEEPIYIVTEYMGQGSLLDFLKGDMGKILRLPQLVDMASQIASGMAYVERMNYVHRDLRAANILVGDNLVCKVADFGLARLIEDNEYTARQGAKFPIKWTAPEAALYGRFTIKSDVWSFGVLLTELATKGRVPYPGMVNREVLDQVERGYRMPCPAECPESLHELMLTCWRKEPEERPTFEYLQGFLEDYFTSTEPQYQPGENL; encoded by the exons ATGGGGGGATCCAAGAGTAAGCCCAAGGATGTTGGTCAGCGAACCCGCAGCCTCGATGGCAACCTCAGCTCTGGTGGAGGGGCTGGCGGCCACCACCACAGCTCCAATCAGCAGTCCTTAACACCCAATCGTAGCCCTACTATGGATGGAGGACTGGGTGGTAATCAGTCTATGACCAATAATGCAGAGCTGGCCCTGTTTGGAGGCGTGGACAATAACAGCGTCACCTCTCCCAACAGAATCACACTAGCAG GAGGTGTGACGACCTTCGTGGCGTTGTATGACTACGAGTCCAGAACGGCCTCAGACCTCTCCTTCAGGAAGGGTGAACGCCTCCAGATAGTCAACAACAC GGAAGGCGACTGGTGGCTGGCGCGCTCCCTGACCACTGGAGAGAGCGGTTATATCCCCAGCAATTATGTGGCTCCATCTGACTCCATCCAGGCAGAAGA GTGGTACTTTGGCAAAATCACTCGCCGCGACTCGGAGAGGCTGCTGCTAAGTTTAGAGAACAGGAGGGGGACTTTCCTGGTGCGAGAGAGTGAGACCACCAAAG GTGCctactgtctgtctgtattgGACTATGATAACACCAAAGGGCTGAATGTGAAGCACTACAAGATCAGGAAGCTGGACAGCGGAGGCTTCTACATCACATCACGCACGCAGTTCAGTAACCTGCAGCAGCTTGTCAGCCACTATCGCA AGCATGCTGATGGACTGTGTCACAGTCTAACAGACATCTGTCCTGTGCTGAAGCCTCAGACTCAGGGCTTATCCAAGGACGCCTGGGAGATCCCAAGAGAGTCTCTCCGTCTTGACCTCAAGCTCGGGCAGGGCTGCTTTGGAGAGGTGTGGATGG GAACATGGAACGGTACAACACGGGTGGCTATAAAGACTCTGAAGCCCGGCACTATGTCCCCTGAGGCCTTCCTCCAAGAAGCTCAGGTCATGAAGAAACTGAGACATGAAAAGCTGGTTCAGCTCTACGCCGTGGTGTCCGAGGAGCCGATCTACATCGTCACAGAATACATGGGACAAG GTAGCTTACTGGATTTCCTGAAAGGTGACATGGGTAAGATTCTCCGCCTCCCCCAGCTGGTGGACATGGCCTCACAG ATTGCTTCAGGGATGGCTTATGTGGAGAGGATGAACTATGTGCACAGAGACCTGAGAGCTGCGAACATCCTGGTGGGAGATAACCTGGTTTGTAAAGTGGCTGATTTTGGTCTGGCTCGCCTCATTGAGGATAATGAGTATACTGCCAGGCAAG GAGCCAAGTTTCCCATCAAGTGGACGGCTCCTGAGGCTGCTCTGTACGGCCGCTTCACCATTAAATCTGATGTCTGGTCATTTGGGGTCCTGCTGACTGAACTGGCCACTAAAGGCCGAGTGCCCTATCCAG GTATGGTGAACCGGGAGGTGTTAGACCAGGTGGAGCGTGGCTACAGGATGCCGTGCCCAGCAGAGTGCCCCGAATCCCTGCATGAGCTCATGCTGACCTGCTGGAGAAAAGAGCCCGAGGAGAGGCCCACCTTTGAGTACCTGCAGGGCTTCCTGGAGGATTACTTCACCTCCACGGAGCCTCAGTACCAGCCAGGAGAGAACCTGTAA
- the src gene encoding proto-oncogene tyrosine-protein kinase Src isoform X3, which translates to MGGSKSKPKDVGQRTRSLDGNLSSGGGAGGHHHSSNQQSLTPNRSPTMDGGLGGNQSMTNNAELALFGGVDNNSVTSPNRITLAGGVTTFVALYDYESRTASDLSFRKGERLQIVNNTRKVNCREGDWWLARSLTTGESGYIPSNYVAPSDSIQAEEWYFGKITRRDSERLLLSLENRRGTFLVRESETTKGAYCLSVLDYDNTKGLNVKHYKIRKLDSGGFYITSRTQFSNLQQLVSHYRKHADGLCHSLTDICPVLKPQTQGLSKDAWEIPRESLRLDLKLGQGCFGEVWMGTWNGTTRVAIKTLKPGTMSPEAFLQEAQVMKKLRHEKLVQLYAVVSEEPIYIVTEYMGQGSLLDFLKGDMGKILRLPQLVDMASQIASGMAYVERMNYVHRDLRAANILVGDNLVCKVADFGLARLIEDNEYTARQGAKFPIKWTAPEAALYGRFTIKSDVWSFGVLLTELATKGRVPYPGMVNREVLDQVERGYRMPCPAECPESLHELMLTCWRKEPEERPTFEYLQGFLEDYFTSTEPQYQPGENL; encoded by the exons ATGGGGGGATCCAAGAGTAAGCCCAAGGATGTTGGTCAGCGAACCCGCAGCCTCGATGGCAACCTCAGCTCTGGTGGAGGGGCTGGCGGCCACCACCACAGCTCCAATCAGCAGTCCTTAACACCCAATCGTAGCCCTACTATGGATGGAGGACTGGGTGGTAATCAGTCTATGACCAATAATGCAGAGCTGGCCCTGTTTGGAGGCGTGGACAATAACAGCGTCACCTCTCCCAACAGAATCACACTAGCAG GAGGTGTGACGACCTTCGTGGCGTTGTATGACTACGAGTCCAGAACGGCCTCAGACCTCTCCTTCAGGAAGGGTGAACGCCTCCAGATAGTCAACAACAC GAGGAAGGTGAACTGCAG GGAAGGCGACTGGTGGCTGGCGCGCTCCCTGACCACTGGAGAGAGCGGTTATATCCCCAGCAATTATGTGGCTCCATCTGACTCCATCCAGGCAGAAGA GTGGTACTTTGGCAAAATCACTCGCCGCGACTCGGAGAGGCTGCTGCTAAGTTTAGAGAACAGGAGGGGGACTTTCCTGGTGCGAGAGAGTGAGACCACCAAAG GTGCctactgtctgtctgtattgGACTATGATAACACCAAAGGGCTGAATGTGAAGCACTACAAGATCAGGAAGCTGGACAGCGGAGGCTTCTACATCACATCACGCACGCAGTTCAGTAACCTGCAGCAGCTTGTCAGCCACTATCGCA AGCATGCTGATGGACTGTGTCACAGTCTAACAGACATCTGTCCTGTGCTGAAGCCTCAGACTCAGGGCTTATCCAAGGACGCCTGGGAGATCCCAAGAGAGTCTCTCCGTCTTGACCTCAAGCTCGGGCAGGGCTGCTTTGGAGAGGTGTGGATGG GAACATGGAACGGTACAACACGGGTGGCTATAAAGACTCTGAAGCCCGGCACTATGTCCCCTGAGGCCTTCCTCCAAGAAGCTCAGGTCATGAAGAAACTGAGACATGAAAAGCTGGTTCAGCTCTACGCCGTGGTGTCCGAGGAGCCGATCTACATCGTCACAGAATACATGGGACAAG GTAGCTTACTGGATTTCCTGAAAGGTGACATGGGTAAGATTCTCCGCCTCCCCCAGCTGGTGGACATGGCCTCACAG ATTGCTTCAGGGATGGCTTATGTGGAGAGGATGAACTATGTGCACAGAGACCTGAGAGCTGCGAACATCCTGGTGGGAGATAACCTGGTTTGTAAAGTGGCTGATTTTGGTCTGGCTCGCCTCATTGAGGATAATGAGTATACTGCCAGGCAAG GAGCCAAGTTTCCCATCAAGTGGACGGCTCCTGAGGCTGCTCTGTACGGCCGCTTCACCATTAAATCTGATGTCTGGTCATTTGGGGTCCTGCTGACTGAACTGGCCACTAAAGGCCGAGTGCCCTATCCAG GTATGGTGAACCGGGAGGTGTTAGACCAGGTGGAGCGTGGCTACAGGATGCCGTGCCCAGCAGAGTGCCCCGAATCCCTGCATGAGCTCATGCTGACCTGCTGGAGAAAAGAGCCCGAGGAGAGGCCCACCTTTGAGTACCTGCAGGGCTTCCTGGAGGATTACTTCACCTCCACGGAGCCTCAGTACCAGCCAGGAGAGAACCTGTAA
- the src gene encoding proto-oncogene tyrosine-protein kinase Src isoform X2 has product MGGSKSKPKDVGQRTRSLDGNLSSGGGAGGHHHSSNQQSLTPNRSPTMDGGLGGNQSMTNNAELALFGGVDNNSVTSPNRITLAGGVTTFVALYDYESRTASDLSFRKGERLQIVNNTEGDWWLARSLTTGESGYIPSNYVAPSDSIQAEDHLRLTLESRWYFGKITRRDSERLLLSLENRRGTFLVRESETTKGAYCLSVLDYDNTKGLNVKHYKIRKLDSGGFYITSRTQFSNLQQLVSHYRKHADGLCHSLTDICPVLKPQTQGLSKDAWEIPRESLRLDLKLGQGCFGEVWMGTWNGTTRVAIKTLKPGTMSPEAFLQEAQVMKKLRHEKLVQLYAVVSEEPIYIVTEYMGQGSLLDFLKGDMGKILRLPQLVDMASQIASGMAYVERMNYVHRDLRAANILVGDNLVCKVADFGLARLIEDNEYTARQGAKFPIKWTAPEAALYGRFTIKSDVWSFGVLLTELATKGRVPYPGMVNREVLDQVERGYRMPCPAECPESLHELMLTCWRKEPEERPTFEYLQGFLEDYFTSTEPQYQPGENL; this is encoded by the exons ATGGGGGGATCCAAGAGTAAGCCCAAGGATGTTGGTCAGCGAACCCGCAGCCTCGATGGCAACCTCAGCTCTGGTGGAGGGGCTGGCGGCCACCACCACAGCTCCAATCAGCAGTCCTTAACACCCAATCGTAGCCCTACTATGGATGGAGGACTGGGTGGTAATCAGTCTATGACCAATAATGCAGAGCTGGCCCTGTTTGGAGGCGTGGACAATAACAGCGTCACCTCTCCCAACAGAATCACACTAGCAG GAGGTGTGACGACCTTCGTGGCGTTGTATGACTACGAGTCCAGAACGGCCTCAGACCTCTCCTTCAGGAAGGGTGAACGCCTCCAGATAGTCAACAACAC GGAAGGCGACTGGTGGCTGGCGCGCTCCCTGACCACTGGAGAGAGCGGTTATATCCCCAGCAATTATGTGGCTCCATCTGACTCCATCCAGGCAGAAGA TCATCTCAGACTGACTCTAGAGTCCAG GTGGTACTTTGGCAAAATCACTCGCCGCGACTCGGAGAGGCTGCTGCTAAGTTTAGAGAACAGGAGGGGGACTTTCCTGGTGCGAGAGAGTGAGACCACCAAAG GTGCctactgtctgtctgtattgGACTATGATAACACCAAAGGGCTGAATGTGAAGCACTACAAGATCAGGAAGCTGGACAGCGGAGGCTTCTACATCACATCACGCACGCAGTTCAGTAACCTGCAGCAGCTTGTCAGCCACTATCGCA AGCATGCTGATGGACTGTGTCACAGTCTAACAGACATCTGTCCTGTGCTGAAGCCTCAGACTCAGGGCTTATCCAAGGACGCCTGGGAGATCCCAAGAGAGTCTCTCCGTCTTGACCTCAAGCTCGGGCAGGGCTGCTTTGGAGAGGTGTGGATGG GAACATGGAACGGTACAACACGGGTGGCTATAAAGACTCTGAAGCCCGGCACTATGTCCCCTGAGGCCTTCCTCCAAGAAGCTCAGGTCATGAAGAAACTGAGACATGAAAAGCTGGTTCAGCTCTACGCCGTGGTGTCCGAGGAGCCGATCTACATCGTCACAGAATACATGGGACAAG GTAGCTTACTGGATTTCCTGAAAGGTGACATGGGTAAGATTCTCCGCCTCCCCCAGCTGGTGGACATGGCCTCACAG ATTGCTTCAGGGATGGCTTATGTGGAGAGGATGAACTATGTGCACAGAGACCTGAGAGCTGCGAACATCCTGGTGGGAGATAACCTGGTTTGTAAAGTGGCTGATTTTGGTCTGGCTCGCCTCATTGAGGATAATGAGTATACTGCCAGGCAAG GAGCCAAGTTTCCCATCAAGTGGACGGCTCCTGAGGCTGCTCTGTACGGCCGCTTCACCATTAAATCTGATGTCTGGTCATTTGGGGTCCTGCTGACTGAACTGGCCACTAAAGGCCGAGTGCCCTATCCAG GTATGGTGAACCGGGAGGTGTTAGACCAGGTGGAGCGTGGCTACAGGATGCCGTGCCCAGCAGAGTGCCCCGAATCCCTGCATGAGCTCATGCTGACCTGCTGGAGAAAAGAGCCCGAGGAGAGGCCCACCTTTGAGTACCTGCAGGGCTTCCTGGAGGATTACTTCACCTCCACGGAGCCTCAGTACCAGCCAGGAGAGAACCTGTAA
- the src gene encoding proto-oncogene tyrosine-protein kinase Src isoform X1 — MGGSKSKPKDVGQRTRSLDGNLSSGGGAGGHHHSSNQQSLTPNRSPTMDGGLGGNQSMTNNAELALFGGVDNNSVTSPNRITLAGGVTTFVALYDYESRTASDLSFRKGERLQIVNNTRKVNCREGDWWLARSLTTGESGYIPSNYVAPSDSIQAEDHLRLTLESRWYFGKITRRDSERLLLSLENRRGTFLVRESETTKGAYCLSVLDYDNTKGLNVKHYKIRKLDSGGFYITSRTQFSNLQQLVSHYRKHADGLCHSLTDICPVLKPQTQGLSKDAWEIPRESLRLDLKLGQGCFGEVWMGTWNGTTRVAIKTLKPGTMSPEAFLQEAQVMKKLRHEKLVQLYAVVSEEPIYIVTEYMGQGSLLDFLKGDMGKILRLPQLVDMASQIASGMAYVERMNYVHRDLRAANILVGDNLVCKVADFGLARLIEDNEYTARQGAKFPIKWTAPEAALYGRFTIKSDVWSFGVLLTELATKGRVPYPGMVNREVLDQVERGYRMPCPAECPESLHELMLTCWRKEPEERPTFEYLQGFLEDYFTSTEPQYQPGENL, encoded by the exons ATGGGGGGATCCAAGAGTAAGCCCAAGGATGTTGGTCAGCGAACCCGCAGCCTCGATGGCAACCTCAGCTCTGGTGGAGGGGCTGGCGGCCACCACCACAGCTCCAATCAGCAGTCCTTAACACCCAATCGTAGCCCTACTATGGATGGAGGACTGGGTGGTAATCAGTCTATGACCAATAATGCAGAGCTGGCCCTGTTTGGAGGCGTGGACAATAACAGCGTCACCTCTCCCAACAGAATCACACTAGCAG GAGGTGTGACGACCTTCGTGGCGTTGTATGACTACGAGTCCAGAACGGCCTCAGACCTCTCCTTCAGGAAGGGTGAACGCCTCCAGATAGTCAACAACAC GAGGAAGGTGAACTGCAG GGAAGGCGACTGGTGGCTGGCGCGCTCCCTGACCACTGGAGAGAGCGGTTATATCCCCAGCAATTATGTGGCTCCATCTGACTCCATCCAGGCAGAAGA TCATCTCAGACTGACTCTAGAGTCCAG GTGGTACTTTGGCAAAATCACTCGCCGCGACTCGGAGAGGCTGCTGCTAAGTTTAGAGAACAGGAGGGGGACTTTCCTGGTGCGAGAGAGTGAGACCACCAAAG GTGCctactgtctgtctgtattgGACTATGATAACACCAAAGGGCTGAATGTGAAGCACTACAAGATCAGGAAGCTGGACAGCGGAGGCTTCTACATCACATCACGCACGCAGTTCAGTAACCTGCAGCAGCTTGTCAGCCACTATCGCA AGCATGCTGATGGACTGTGTCACAGTCTAACAGACATCTGTCCTGTGCTGAAGCCTCAGACTCAGGGCTTATCCAAGGACGCCTGGGAGATCCCAAGAGAGTCTCTCCGTCTTGACCTCAAGCTCGGGCAGGGCTGCTTTGGAGAGGTGTGGATGG GAACATGGAACGGTACAACACGGGTGGCTATAAAGACTCTGAAGCCCGGCACTATGTCCCCTGAGGCCTTCCTCCAAGAAGCTCAGGTCATGAAGAAACTGAGACATGAAAAGCTGGTTCAGCTCTACGCCGTGGTGTCCGAGGAGCCGATCTACATCGTCACAGAATACATGGGACAAG GTAGCTTACTGGATTTCCTGAAAGGTGACATGGGTAAGATTCTCCGCCTCCCCCAGCTGGTGGACATGGCCTCACAG ATTGCTTCAGGGATGGCTTATGTGGAGAGGATGAACTATGTGCACAGAGACCTGAGAGCTGCGAACATCCTGGTGGGAGATAACCTGGTTTGTAAAGTGGCTGATTTTGGTCTGGCTCGCCTCATTGAGGATAATGAGTATACTGCCAGGCAAG GAGCCAAGTTTCCCATCAAGTGGACGGCTCCTGAGGCTGCTCTGTACGGCCGCTTCACCATTAAATCTGATGTCTGGTCATTTGGGGTCCTGCTGACTGAACTGGCCACTAAAGGCCGAGTGCCCTATCCAG GTATGGTGAACCGGGAGGTGTTAGACCAGGTGGAGCGTGGCTACAGGATGCCGTGCCCAGCAGAGTGCCCCGAATCCCTGCATGAGCTCATGCTGACCTGCTGGAGAAAAGAGCCCGAGGAGAGGCCCACCTTTGAGTACCTGCAGGGCTTCCTGGAGGATTACTTCACCTCCACGGAGCCTCAGTACCAGCCAGGAGAGAACCTGTAA